In Paraburkholderia phenazinium, the following are encoded in one genomic region:
- a CDS encoding undecaprenyl-phosphate glucose phosphotransferase: MLSVLSRIIDIAMVALGALIAAAVHNGQWVWLDDVQSVSLAFDCLLVVVFFPALGIYQSWRGKPLVDLLCRVSGAWVMVETTGVLISFSLHRSDMLSRLWLLYWAAATIVLLIVTKALVYSVLKGLRREGFNHKAVAIVGGAPYGKFLIEQMRSRPEAGFSPLVVYDEDGPVDPYQDPDAAQAVEGVPVERDFAAMIQLVRDRAIRELWLALPISKEKTIHRFVMELRNDFVNIRFIPDVRSLTLFSQPMVDLLGVPAINLAASPITDLRVLPKRVFDRLFAFGALTALAPLMLVIAVMVKLSSPGPVFFRQKRKGIDGNQFEIYKFRSMKVHAEVAGKVTQATRRDPRITAVGAFLRRTSLDELPQFINVLRGEMSVVGPRPHALEHDDIYKDLVKGYMHRYRIKPGITGWAQINGYRGETDRIEKMMGRVKLDLYYMQNWTFWLDIKIVVLTFWKGFVGSNAY, translated from the coding sequence ATGCTGAGCGTTCTATCGAGAATCATCGACATCGCCATGGTCGCACTGGGCGCGCTGATCGCAGCGGCCGTGCACAACGGGCAATGGGTCTGGTTGGACGACGTGCAGAGCGTCTCGCTGGCGTTCGACTGCCTGCTGGTGGTGGTGTTCTTTCCGGCGCTGGGTATCTATCAGTCGTGGCGCGGCAAGCCGCTCGTCGACCTGCTGTGCCGCGTCTCGGGCGCCTGGGTGATGGTGGAGACCACCGGCGTGCTGATCAGCTTCAGCCTGCACCGCTCGGACATGCTGTCGCGCCTCTGGCTGCTCTACTGGGCGGCCGCGACCATCGTGCTGCTGATCGTGACCAAGGCGCTGGTGTACTCGGTGCTCAAGGGACTGCGCCGCGAGGGCTTCAATCACAAGGCGGTGGCGATCGTCGGCGGCGCGCCGTACGGCAAGTTTCTGATCGAACAGATGCGCAGCCGCCCCGAAGCCGGTTTTAGCCCGCTGGTGGTGTACGACGAGGACGGCCCGGTCGATCCCTACCAGGATCCCGATGCGGCGCAGGCCGTGGAGGGCGTGCCGGTCGAGCGCGACTTCGCCGCCATGATCCAGCTCGTGCGCGACCGGGCGATTCGCGAACTGTGGCTCGCGCTGCCGATCTCGAAGGAGAAGACCATCCATCGCTTCGTGATGGAGCTGCGCAACGACTTCGTGAATATCCGCTTCATTCCGGACGTGCGCAGCCTGACGCTGTTCAGCCAGCCGATGGTCGATCTGCTCGGCGTGCCGGCCATCAACCTCGCGGCCTCGCCGATCACCGATCTGCGCGTGCTGCCCAAGCGCGTGTTCGACCGCCTGTTTGCTTTCGGCGCGCTCACGGCGCTCGCCCCGCTGATGCTGGTGATCGCGGTGATGGTCAAGCTGTCGTCGCCGGGACCGGTGTTCTTCCGCCAGAAGCGCAAGGGCATCGACGGCAACCAGTTCGAGATCTACAAGTTCCGCTCGATGAAGGTGCACGCGGAGGTCGCCGGCAAGGTGACCCAGGCGACCCGGCGCGATCCGCGCATTACGGCGGTGGGCGCGTTCCTGCGCCGCACCAGCCTCGACGAACTGCCGCAGTTCATCAACGTGCTGCGGGGGGAAATGTCCGTGGTGGGGCCGCGCCCACACGCGCTCGAACACGACGACATCTACAAGGACCTGGTGAAGGGCTACATGCACCGTTACCGCATCAAGCCGGGCATTACCGGCTGGGCACAGATCAACGGCTACCGGGGCGAGACCGACCGCATCGAAAAGATGATGGGGCGCGTGAAGCTCGACCTGTACTACATGCAGAACTGGACCTTCTGGCTCGACATCAAGATCGTTGTACTGACGTTCTGGAAGGGTTTTGTCGGCAGCAACGCTTATTGA
- a CDS encoding UDP-glucose dehydrogenase family protein, with protein MNVTIIGSGYVGLVTGACLADIGNDVFCLDLDQRKIDVLNSGGVPIHEPGLQEIIARNRKAGRLTFSTDVAAAVAHGDIQFIAVGTPSDEDGSADLQYVLAAARNIGRHMTGFKVIVDKSTVPVGTAVRVRNAIAEELAARGAQHMFSVVSNPEFLKEGAAVEDFTRPDRIVLGCDEDVPGEKARELMKRVYAPFNRNRERTLYMDVRSAEFTKYAANAMLATRISFMNELANLADRVGADIEAVRRGIGSDPRIGYDFLYAGCGYGGSCFPKDVQALINTAVEHRAGLRILEAVEAVNETQKKILAHKIVARLGDDLAGRTFGVWGLAFKPNTDDMREAPSRPLIAELLKRGARVKAYDPVAVDEAKRVFALDLQHVPQQHARLTFESEEMDVARGADALVILTEWKVFKSPDFDSLKQHLKTPLIFDGRNLYEPEALQELGIEYHAIGRQHAQRETPGRAAAHAAASHITSAAGAAAR; from the coding sequence ATGAACGTGACGATCATTGGTAGCGGCTATGTGGGCCTCGTGACAGGCGCCTGTCTTGCCGACATCGGCAACGACGTGTTCTGTCTCGACCTCGATCAGCGCAAGATCGACGTGCTCAACAGCGGCGGCGTGCCGATCCACGAGCCGGGCCTGCAGGAGATCATCGCGCGCAACCGCAAGGCCGGGCGCCTGACGTTTTCGACCGACGTCGCCGCCGCCGTGGCGCACGGCGATATCCAGTTCATCGCGGTGGGCACGCCGTCCGACGAAGACGGCTCGGCCGATCTGCAATACGTGCTGGCCGCCGCGCGCAACATTGGCCGCCATATGACGGGTTTCAAGGTGATCGTCGACAAGTCGACCGTGCCGGTCGGCACCGCTGTGCGGGTGCGCAATGCGATTGCCGAGGAACTGGCCGCACGCGGTGCGCAGCATATGTTCTCGGTGGTGTCGAATCCGGAGTTCCTCAAAGAGGGCGCCGCGGTCGAAGACTTCACGCGGCCCGATCGCATCGTGCTCGGCTGCGACGAGGACGTGCCCGGCGAAAAGGCCCGCGAACTGATGAAGCGCGTCTACGCGCCGTTCAACCGCAACCGCGAACGCACGCTGTATATGGACGTGCGCTCGGCCGAGTTCACCAAGTACGCCGCCAACGCGATGCTCGCGACGCGCATCTCGTTCATGAACGAACTGGCGAACCTGGCCGATCGCGTGGGCGCGGATATCGAAGCGGTACGCCGCGGCATCGGCTCGGACCCGCGCATCGGCTACGACTTCCTGTACGCGGGTTGCGGTTACGGCGGCTCGTGCTTCCCGAAGGACGTGCAGGCGCTGATCAACACGGCGGTCGAGCATCGCGCGGGCCTGCGCATCCTCGAGGCCGTCGAGGCCGTCAACGAAACGCAGAAGAAGATTCTCGCCCACAAGATCGTCGCGCGTCTCGGGGACGATCTGGCCGGTCGCACGTTCGGCGTGTGGGGCCTCGCGTTCAAGCCCAATACCGACGACATGCGCGAAGCGCCGAGCCGTCCGCTGATTGCGGAACTGCTCAAGCGCGGCGCGCGCGTGAAGGCCTACGACCCGGTCGCGGTCGACGAAGCGAAGCGGGTCTTCGCGCTCGATCTGCAACACGTGCCGCAACAACACGCCCGCCTCACGTTCGAGAGCGAGGAAATGGATGTGGCGCGCGGCGCCGACGCGCTGGTGATCCTGACGGAATGGAAAGTCTTCAAGAGTCCTGACTTCGACAGCCTCAAACAGCACCTGAAGACACCGCTGATTTTCGACGGCCGCAACCTGTATGAACCGGAGGCGTTGCAGGAGCTCGGCATCGAGTATCACGCGATCGGCCGTCAGCATGCGCAGCGCGAGACGCCAGGACGCGCCGCGGCACACGCTGCTGCGAGTCATATCACGAGCGCGGCCGGCGCCGCCGCGCGTTGA
- a CDS encoding exopolysaccharide biosynthesis protein: MFANVLIVCHANVCRSPAAEMLFKARQRLALGGEGYARRAIRFHSAGIRAVDGYGMDPVMRRLLAERGVASGIHHARRLNRQIVRDADLVLVTEYRQVKDVEALDPCSRGKVYPLGQWEDSDVADPHGGAETEYRESLGLIEHLVIGWLNKIC; the protein is encoded by the coding sequence ATGTTCGCCAACGTACTGATTGTCTGTCACGCCAACGTCTGCCGTTCGCCGGCCGCCGAGATGCTGTTCAAGGCACGGCAGCGCCTCGCGCTAGGGGGCGAGGGCTATGCACGGCGTGCGATCAGGTTTCATTCGGCGGGCATTCGCGCCGTCGACGGCTATGGCATGGACCCGGTCATGCGGCGCCTGCTCGCCGAGCGCGGCGTTGCCTCCGGCATCCACCATGCACGGCGCCTGAACCGCCAGATCGTGCGCGACGCCGATCTGGTGCTGGTGACCGAATACCGCCAGGTGAAGGACGTCGAAGCGCTGGATCCGTGTTCGCGCGGCAAAGTCTATCCGCTTGGCCAGTGGGAGGACTCCGATGTGGCGGACCCGCACGGCGGCGCGGAAACCGAGTATCGCGAGAGCCTTGGACTCATCGAACACCTGGTCATCGGATGGCTGAACAAAATATGCTGA
- a CDS encoding polysaccharide biosynthesis/export family protein: MLKRNLTVALLLTAFLSACATAPGNYLDTSSLKEDSQSKPAETYPVHLIDSDLVMTQAQQAASQQTPLPPGKYSDPSQYIYHVAPQDILGITVWDHPELTTPNGSTLSTGDNTTQTLAGAVQQPYTTALPGQADPYGQTVAPDGTIFFPFVGRMQAAGKTVGDIRNELATRLVPYIRNPQVDVRVLSFRSQKVQVTGEVKSPGPLAISDVPLTLLDAITRSGGSTNVADIQRVRLTRNNQLYVLDANSLLDRGDTRQNVMLQAGDIINVPDRVDSRVFVMGEVKTPQTVSMLRGKLTIADALTQATGILDTDANPRQIYVLRGMKDHPTTPEVYRLDMTQPNAIMLSSQFQLQPLDVVYVGTALSTTFNRIIQQVLPAIQSVFYIKEMTN; the protein is encoded by the coding sequence ATGCTGAAACGAAATCTTACTGTTGCTCTTTTGCTGACGGCTTTTCTGTCGGCCTGTGCTACCGCGCCCGGTAATTATCTCGACACCTCCAGTCTGAAAGAGGATTCGCAGAGCAAGCCGGCAGAAACCTATCCGGTCCATCTGATCGACTCCGATCTCGTCATGACCCAGGCGCAACAAGCCGCGTCGCAGCAGACGCCGCTGCCGCCCGGCAAGTACAGCGATCCGTCGCAGTACATCTACCACGTGGCGCCGCAGGACATTCTCGGCATCACCGTGTGGGACCACCCCGAACTGACGACGCCGAACGGCAGCACGCTGTCCACCGGCGACAACACCACGCAGACGCTCGCGGGCGCCGTGCAGCAGCCGTACACCACGGCCTTGCCGGGTCAGGCCGACCCGTACGGCCAGACGGTCGCACCCGACGGCACGATCTTCTTCCCGTTCGTCGGACGCATGCAGGCGGCCGGCAAGACAGTGGGCGATATCCGCAACGAACTGGCGACGCGTCTCGTGCCGTACATCCGCAATCCGCAGGTGGATGTGCGGGTGCTGTCGTTCCGCAGCCAGAAGGTGCAGGTGACGGGCGAAGTGAAGTCGCCCGGGCCGCTCGCCATCAGCGACGTGCCGCTCACGCTGCTCGATGCGATTACGCGCTCGGGCGGCAGCACCAACGTTGCGGACATCCAGCGCGTGCGTCTGACCCGCAACAACCAGCTGTATGTGCTCGACGCCAACAGTCTGCTCGACCGCGGCGATACGCGCCAGAACGTAATGCTGCAGGCCGGCGACATCATCAACGTGCCGGACCGGGTCGATAGCCGCGTGTTCGTGATGGGCGAGGTGAAGACCCCGCAGACGGTCTCGATGTTGAGAGGAAAACTGACGATTGCCGATGCGCTGACGCAAGCCACCGGGATTCTCGATACCGACGCGAATCCGCGCCAGATCTACGTGCTGCGCGGCATGAAGGACCACCCGACCACGCCGGAAGTGTATCGCCTCGACATGACGCAGCCGAACGCCATCATGCTGTCGTCCCAGTTCCAGTTGCAGCCGCTGGATGTGGTCTACGTCGGCACGGCACTTTCGACCACCTTCAACCGCATTATCCAGCAGGTGTTACCGGCCATCCAGTCGGTGTTCTACATCAAGGAAATGACCAACTAG
- a CDS encoding polysaccharide biosynthesis tyrosine autokinase, with amino-acid sequence MAMPARTEEEDVVLGQLLQVILDDIWWLIAIAVTIVAMAALYCFVAKPVYSADAYVRVEESDNTSQALTQTQTGAVISSGQTSLPTDAEIEIIKSRGVVGPVVQQCKLNFSVEPKTIPLLGSLAARLATPGVPGRPWFGLTSYAWGGELADVDTVEVVPALEGKKMVLTALSDTQYELRAPDGTLLLRGVTGQTEQGGGVTILVNKLVARPGTQFTVMRANDLDAITAFQSAIKVEEQGKQTGVIEISLEDKDPAHAALVANALAESYLRQHVAAKQTDANKMLEFLKSEEPRLKGDLERAEAALTAYQRQSGSINASDEAKVYLEGSVQYEQQISGLRLQIASLEERYGDEHPLIKASREQMAELEAQRDKYSDRFRDLPATEVKAVQLQRDAKVAEDIYVLLLNRVQELSVQRVGTGGNVHIVDEALRPGTPVKPKKVLILSAAVILGLIAGTGFVFLRRNMLKGIDDPERVERMFHLPIYGLVPLSAEQAVLENSFERGGNRLRSVLADAKPKDVCIESLRSLRTSMQFTMMDARNRIVMLTGPMPGVGKSFLTVNLAVLLAHSGKRVLMIDGDMRRGALERYVGGAQDNGLSELLSGQISLEEAIRSTTVDGLSFIACGRRPPNPSELLMSPRLQQYLDGLAKRYDVILIDTPPVLAVTDASIIGGYAGSTFFVIRSGVHSEGEIADSLKRLKAAGVHVQGGIFNAMPQRARGGYDRSYAAVQEYLSA; translated from the coding sequence ATGGCCATGCCGGCCAGGACCGAAGAAGAGGACGTTGTCCTCGGTCAACTGTTGCAGGTGATTCTCGACGACATCTGGTGGCTGATCGCCATCGCGGTAACGATCGTCGCGATGGCCGCGCTCTACTGCTTCGTCGCCAAGCCGGTGTATTCGGCCGATGCGTACGTGCGGGTAGAGGAATCCGACAACACCTCGCAAGCCCTCACGCAGACGCAGACGGGCGCGGTGATTTCCAGCGGCCAGACCTCGCTGCCCACCGACGCCGAGATTGAGATCATCAAGAGTCGCGGCGTCGTCGGGCCGGTGGTTCAGCAGTGCAAGCTGAACTTCTCGGTCGAGCCGAAGACGATTCCGCTGCTCGGCAGTCTCGCCGCGCGTCTCGCCACGCCTGGTGTGCCGGGCCGCCCGTGGTTCGGTCTCACGAGCTATGCGTGGGGCGGCGAGCTCGCCGATGTCGACACGGTCGAAGTCGTGCCGGCGCTCGAAGGCAAGAAGATGGTGCTGACCGCGCTGTCCGATACGCAGTACGAACTGCGTGCGCCCGACGGCACGCTGCTGTTGCGCGGCGTAACGGGCCAGACCGAGCAGGGCGGCGGCGTGACGATTCTCGTCAACAAGCTGGTGGCCCGTCCCGGCACGCAGTTCACCGTGATGCGCGCCAACGACCTCGATGCGATCACCGCGTTCCAGTCGGCGATCAAGGTCGAGGAGCAGGGCAAGCAGACCGGTGTGATCGAAATCTCGCTCGAAGACAAGGACCCGGCGCACGCCGCGCTGGTCGCCAATGCGCTCGCCGAGTCGTATCTGCGCCAGCACGTGGCCGCCAAGCAGACCGATGCGAACAAGATGCTGGAGTTCCTCAAGAGCGAGGAGCCGCGTCTGAAAGGCGACCTCGAACGTGCGGAAGCCGCGCTCACCGCGTATCAGCGCCAGTCCGGCTCGATCAACGCGAGCGATGAAGCGAAGGTTTATCTGGAGGGCAGCGTCCAGTACGAGCAGCAGATCTCCGGCCTGCGCCTGCAGATCGCCTCGCTTGAGGAGCGTTACGGCGACGAGCATCCGCTGATCAAGGCCTCGCGCGAACAGATGGCCGAACTCGAAGCGCAGCGCGACAAGTACAGCGACCGCTTCCGCGATCTGCCGGCCACGGAAGTCAAGGCCGTGCAGTTGCAGCGCGACGCCAAGGTGGCCGAAGACATCTACGTGCTGCTGCTGAACCGCGTGCAGGAACTCTCGGTGCAGCGGGTCGGCACGGGCGGCAATGTGCATATCGTCGACGAGGCACTGCGTCCGGGCACGCCCGTCAAGCCCAAGAAGGTGCTGATCCTCTCGGCCGCGGTGATTCTCGGCCTGATTGCGGGCACCGGCTTCGTGTTCCTGCGTCGCAACATGCTGAAGGGCATCGACGACCCGGAACGCGTCGAGCGCATGTTCCATCTGCCGATCTATGGACTGGTGCCGCTCTCCGCCGAGCAGGCAGTGCTCGAGAATTCGTTCGAGCGCGGCGGCAACCGCTTGCGCTCGGTGCTGGCCGACGCAAAACCGAAGGACGTCTGCATCGAAAGCCTGCGCAGTCTGCGCACCTCGATGCAGTTCACGATGATGGACGCGCGCAACCGCATCGTCATGCTCACGGGCCCGATGCCCGGCGTGGGCAAGAGTTTCCTGACCGTCAACCTCGCGGTGCTGCTGGCGCATTCCGGCAAGCGCGTGCTGATGATCGACGGCGACATGCGGCGCGGTGCGCTTGAACGCTATGTGGGCGGTGCGCAGGACAACGGCCTGTCCGAGCTGCTGAGCGGCCAGATCTCGCTGGAAGAGGCGATTCGCAGTACGACCGTCGACGGCCTGAGCTTCATCGCCTGCGGCCGGCGCCCGCCGAATCCGTCCGAGCTGCTGATGTCGCCGCGTTTGCAGCAGTATCTCGACGGTCTTGCCAAGCGCTACGACGTGATCCTGATCGACACGCCGCCGGTGCTGGCCGTGACCGATGCGTCGATTATCGGCGGCTACGCCGGCTCGACCTTCTTCGTGATCCGTTCGGGCGTGCATAGCGAGGGCGAAATCGCCGATTCGCTGAAGCGCCTGAAAGCGGCCGGCGTACACGTGCAGGGCGGCATCTTCAACGCCATGCCGCAGCGCGCGCGCGGCGGTTACGACCGCAGCTATGCGGCGGTGCAGGAATATCTGAGTGCGTGA
- a CDS encoding glycosyltransferase family 2 protein has protein sequence MKVTVLVPTFRRPGDLARCLAALQAQVRAPDEVVVVARPDDTATHVCLRDPAVVGALPLSVALVEAPGQVAALNRGLDAANGDVIAITDDDAAPHPDWVQRIAAAFGSDARLGALGGRDWVHEKGRVLDGERPLVGKVRPSGKIVGNHHLGVGGAREVDLLKGANMSYRRDAVRRIRFDARLRGAGAQVHNDMAFSMSVKNAGWKLVYDPRVAVDHYPAERFDDDRRDAQTLAAVRNAAYNLHLILRDQLPPLRREAAWWWYALVGTRVYPGFVHAALALTSKQGRARLSRWRAVRTGAHEARRAATS, from the coding sequence ATGAAAGTAACGGTACTGGTCCCCACCTTTCGCCGCCCGGGCGATCTGGCGCGCTGCCTTGCCGCCTTGCAGGCGCAAGTGCGCGCGCCGGACGAAGTCGTGGTCGTGGCGCGTCCCGACGATACCGCGACGCACGTCTGCCTGCGCGACCCGGCCGTGGTCGGCGCGTTGCCGCTTTCGGTGGCGCTGGTCGAAGCGCCGGGGCAAGTGGCCGCGCTCAATCGCGGTCTCGATGCCGCCAACGGCGACGTGATCGCCATCACCGACGACGATGCCGCGCCGCACCCCGACTGGGTTCAGCGGATTGCCGCCGCATTCGGGAGCGACGCCCGTCTGGGCGCCCTCGGCGGGCGCGACTGGGTGCATGAGAAGGGCCGCGTGCTGGACGGCGAACGGCCGTTGGTGGGCAAGGTGCGCCCATCCGGCAAGATCGTCGGCAATCACCACCTCGGCGTAGGCGGCGCACGTGAGGTCGATCTGCTCAAGGGCGCCAACATGAGCTACCGGCGCGATGCGGTGCGCCGGATCCGCTTCGACGCGCGGCTGCGCGGCGCAGGCGCCCAGGTGCATAACGACATGGCCTTCAGCATGAGCGTGAAGAACGCCGGCTGGAAGCTCGTCTACGACCCGCGCGTAGCGGTCGATCATTACCCCGCAGAGCGCTTCGACGACGACCGTCGCGATGCGCAGACGCTGGCGGCGGTGCGCAACGCCGCCTACAACCTGCATCTGATCCTGCGCGACCAGTTGCCGCCGCTGCGGCGCGAAGCCGCCTGGTGGTGGTACGCGCTGGTCGGCACACGCGTCTATCCGGGCTTTGTGCATGCGGCGCTGGCGCTGACCTCGAAGCAGGGCCGCGCGCGGCTCTCGCGCTGGCGTGCGGTGCGCACAGGCGCGCATGAAGCGCGCCGCGCGGCAACGTCGTAA
- a CDS encoding glycosyltransferase family 4 protein, whose protein sequence is MSTKVHVHLFYGADPRFYRQGDNIGCLYGYHHAESEDYALTYSQDARESAPVRLLRRALKTVLGFDLIHTLRNRDEILRSDVIWTHTEHEYLSVALVLLLNGRRTAPPLLLAQSVWLLDKWPSYGMLRRWLYRKLIARADVLTTLASENAELCERYLGRKATHVFYGLNTIDFPVRMPDDWQPHTPLRIAAIGNDRDRDWETLIQAFGNDARYSVRLATRRRIPAKLRAENVEIAPAAGLTKARELYDWADVVLVPLRPNSHASGITVMLEAAALGKPMVVTNVGTLTDYFSYRAAAYVPPFDAEALREAANRLAASPAEGLRQAQAATEQLLSRDLTTRQFALQHVRITDELLRRRAAPQGRAAEERRTPVSVHSQSRGGL, encoded by the coding sequence ATGAGTACGAAAGTCCACGTTCATCTGTTTTACGGCGCCGATCCCCGTTTCTATCGCCAGGGCGATAATATCGGCTGCCTGTACGGCTATCACCATGCCGAGTCCGAGGACTACGCGCTGACCTATTCGCAGGATGCGCGCGAAAGCGCCCCTGTGCGTCTGTTGCGCCGGGCGCTGAAGACGGTGCTCGGCTTCGACCTGATCCATACGCTGCGCAATCGCGACGAGATCCTGCGCTCGGACGTGATCTGGACGCACACGGAACACGAGTATCTGTCGGTCGCGCTGGTGCTGCTGCTGAACGGCCGCCGCACGGCGCCGCCGCTGCTGCTCGCGCAAAGCGTCTGGCTGCTCGACAAATGGCCGAGCTACGGCATGCTGCGGCGCTGGCTGTATCGCAAGCTGATTGCGCGCGCCGACGTCCTGACCACGCTGGCAAGCGAGAATGCCGAACTGTGCGAGCGTTACCTCGGACGCAAGGCCACGCACGTGTTCTACGGCCTGAACACAATCGACTTTCCGGTCAGGATGCCTGACGACTGGCAGCCGCATACGCCGCTGCGGATTGCCGCGATCGGCAACGACCGCGATCGCGACTGGGAGACGCTCATCCAGGCCTTCGGCAACGACGCCCGCTATAGCGTCCGGCTTGCGACGCGCCGGCGGATCCCTGCGAAGCTGCGCGCGGAAAATGTCGAGATCGCGCCCGCTGCGGGGCTGACGAAAGCCCGCGAGCTATACGACTGGGCCGACGTCGTGCTGGTGCCGTTGCGGCCCAACTCGCACGCCTCCGGCATCACGGTGATGCTCGAGGCCGCCGCGCTCGGCAAGCCGATGGTGGTGACCAACGTGGGCACGCTCACCGATTATTTCTCGTACCGGGCCGCCGCTTATGTGCCGCCGTTCGACGCCGAGGCGCTGCGCGAGGCCGCCAACCGGCTGGCCGCGTCGCCCGCGGAAGGTTTGCGCCAGGCGCAGGCCGCCACGGAACAACTGCTGTCGCGCGATCTGACCACGCGCCAGTTCGCGCTGCAGCACGTGCGCATCACCGACGAACTGCTGCGCCGCCGTGCCGCGCCGCAGGGTCGTGCGGCGGAAGAGCGGCGCACGCCGGTGAGTGTGCATAGCCAGTCGCGCGGAGGTCTCTAA
- a CDS encoding glucose-6-phosphate isomerase — MSTIAHAAASGAVRRLKRDPMEWGPPALLWLVTALLIGAHQGTVLTLAFPVLATLTGLWLYFKSPARYVGFMWWLWFLSPEVRRLADWSKGAFTPTSLIQIAPLAVTMISGLSLIRYYPVLGQRRGLPVLLILAGLAYAFMVGVVSSGPLAATYDLANWLYPILIGFHIMANTRDYPAYRDTIVNTFIWGMLVMGAYGLVQFAIMPPWDALWMLGSQMNSQGDPVPMGVRVFSTMNSSGPFAFAMMGAMVYVMAANHRVRWIAAALGFFAFGLSLVRSTWGGWVVALLIQLVKSNNRVRLRIVASAMLLAGLCVPLLAVGPVAERLQTRLDSIVNLKDDQSYAARNEFYATFAKTAFTDVSGEGMGATGTSTKLSNDGGQLGQYGNFDSGVMNIPFVLGWPGTLLYLSGILWLLVRAVLASFKMRDDKFVSASLSLGLAIFAMLVFTNSLVGTGGLLLFMSLFSILSAAHWQKQQRRRELILHGGT; from the coding sequence ATGTCGACGATCGCGCACGCCGCCGCGAGCGGCGCCGTCCGCCGCCTCAAGCGCGACCCGATGGAATGGGGGCCGCCCGCCTTGCTGTGGCTCGTCACGGCGCTGCTGATCGGCGCGCATCAGGGCACGGTGCTCACACTGGCCTTTCCGGTGCTCGCCACGCTGACGGGGCTGTGGCTGTACTTCAAGAGCCCGGCGCGCTATGTGGGTTTCATGTGGTGGCTGTGGTTCCTGAGCCCCGAAGTGCGCCGCCTCGCCGACTGGTCGAAGGGCGCCTTCACGCCGACCAGCCTGATCCAGATTGCGCCGCTGGCCGTCACGATGATCAGTGGCCTCTCGCTGATTCGCTACTACCCGGTACTCGGACAACGGCGCGGCCTGCCGGTGCTGCTGATCCTGGCGGGACTCGCCTATGCGTTCATGGTCGGGGTTGTCTCGAGCGGGCCGCTTGCCGCCACCTACGACCTTGCCAACTGGCTCTATCCGATTCTGATCGGCTTTCACATCATGGCGAATACGCGCGACTATCCGGCGTATCGCGACACGATCGTCAACACCTTCATCTGGGGCATGCTGGTGATGGGTGCGTATGGCCTCGTGCAGTTCGCCATCATGCCGCCGTGGGACGCGCTGTGGATGCTCGGCTCGCAGATGAACTCGCAGGGCGACCCGGTGCCGATGGGCGTGCGTGTATTCAGCACGATGAACTCGTCGGGCCCGTTTGCATTCGCGATGATGGGCGCGATGGTCTATGTGATGGCCGCGAATCATCGCGTGCGCTGGATTGCCGCCGCGCTGGGCTTCTTCGCCTTCGGCCTGAGCCTCGTGCGTTCGACGTGGGGCGGCTGGGTCGTCGCGTTGCTGATCCAGCTGGTCAAATCGAACAACCGCGTGCGGCTGCGCATTGTCGCCAGCGCGATGCTGCTGGCCGGCCTGTGCGTGCCGTTGCTGGCGGTGGGTCCGGTGGCCGAGCGTCTGCAGACGCGTCTGGACAGTATCGTCAATCTCAAGGACGACCAGAGTTACGCGGCGCGTAACGAGTTCTACGCGACCTTCGCGAAGACCGCGTTTACCGACGTCTCCGGCGAAGGCATGGGCGCGACCGGCACCTCCACGAAACTGTCGAACGACGGCGGCCAGCTCGGCCAGTACGGCAATTTCGATAGCGGCGTGATGAACATCCCGTTCGTGCTCGGCTGGCCCGGCACGCTGCTGTATCTGTCCGGCATCCTCTGGCTGCTGGTGCGGGCGGTGCTGGCCTCGTTCAAGATGCGCGACGACAAATTCGTCTCCGCATCGCTAAGTCTTGGGCTCGCGATCTTCGCGATGCTGGTGTTCACTAATTCGCTGGTCGGCACAGGCGGACTGCTGCTGTTCATGAGTCTTTTTTCGATCCTCTCCGCGGCGCACTGGCAAAAGCAGCAGCGCCGCCGCGAGCTTATTCTGCACGGAGGCACCTGA